A window of Conger conger chromosome 13, fConCon1.1, whole genome shotgun sequence contains these coding sequences:
- the LOC133107397 gene encoding olfactory receptor 1M1-like, with amino-acid sequence MENISAVTSFILTAYTELEDHRYLYFMCFLFLYIVILLVNSVLIFVIYIDRGLHEPMYLFICNLAVNGVYGCTSLLPSMLSHLFSHNYEVSLTNCLLQIYCLHSYGIVEFTILAVMSYDRYVAICFPLHYHLLMSDKKSYIVMILFSYAQILRICLFASKESQIKALQTCTPHLLTVINYGLGCLFELFQSRFNMTHVPYKARIFLSIYFIICSELNTQQSFIS; translated from the exons ATGGAAAATatatcagcagtgacatccttCATATTGACAGCATACACTGAACTGGAAGATCACAGATATTTATACTTCATGTGTTTcctgtttttatacattgtgaTATTATTGGtcaattcagttttaatttttgtaatttacaTTGACAGAGGTCTGCATGAgcccatgtatttatttatatgtaattTAGCAGTGAACGGAGTGTATGGTTGTACATCTTTATTACCTTCTATGCTCAGCCATTTGTTTTCTCATAATTATGAAGTATCTCTGACCAATTGTCTATTACAGATATATTGTTTACACTCATATGGTATAGTTGAATTTACAATTTTAGCAGTGATGAGCTATGACCGATATGTTGCCATTTGTTTCCCATTACACTATCACCTCCTCATGTCTGATAAAAAATCTTAT ATTGTCATGATACTATTTTCCTATGCACAAATACTCAGAATCTGCCTGTTTGCTTCTAAGGAATCTCAAATCAAAGCTCTTCAAACATGTACCCCACACTTACTGACTGTAATTAACTATGGACTAGGATGTTTATTTGAGCTCTTTCAAAGCCGTTTCAACATGACTCATGTACCTTATAAAGCACGCATATTCTTgtctatatattttataatatgttCT gagctgaacacgcagcaaTCCTTCATCAGCTGA